The following proteins are co-located in the Candidatus Methanogranum gryphiswaldense genome:
- a CDS encoding fibrillarin-like rRNA/tRNA 2'-O-methyltransferase, giving the protein MQPLDGTDETVFSERGRIYTLSADPGNRVYGERLTTVRGKEYREWSPQRSKLSAYITNGGKEFPFTKSSKVLYLGASSGTTPSHVSDIVSEGKVYCVEFAPRMFRDLVGTCDRRPNMIPILADATNPSEYQFMIDTVDIVYADVAQKNQADIIANNLDQFNAKNGMVAIKARSEDVTSDPRTIFKIAEERLKNRGFRILDSRSLEPFENSHQMIVFRKD; this is encoded by the coding sequence ATGCAGCCTTTGGACGGGACCGATGAGACCGTGTTCTCGGAACGCGGCAGGATCTATACTCTCTCAGCGGACCCTGGCAACAGGGTCTACGGAGAGAGGCTGACGACCGTCAGAGGCAAAGAATACAGAGAATGGTCCCCTCAAAGAAGCAAACTTTCTGCCTATATCACCAACGGCGGCAAGGAATTCCCATTCACCAAGAGCAGCAAGGTCCTATACTTGGGAGCGTCAAGCGGCACGACCCCCTCCCATGTATCGGATATCGTATCCGAAGGAAAGGTCTACTGCGTGGAATTCGCCCCTAGGATGTTCAGGGACCTAGTCGGAACATGCGACCGCAGACCGAACATGATACCTATCCTCGCGGATGCCACGAACCCATCGGAATACCAATTCATGATAGACACCGTAGATATCGTCTATGCGGATGTAGCTCAAAAGAATCAAGCGGACATAATAGCGAACAACCTTGATCAGTTCAACGCCAAGAACGGCATGGTGGCAATAAAGGCCAGATCGGAGGATGTGACCTCGGACCCTAGAACGATATTCAAGATCGCCGAGGAAAGACTCAAAAACAGAGGATTCCGGATATTGGACTCGAGAAGTCTGGAACCTTTCGAGAATTCCCACCAGATGATCGTGTTCAGGAAGGATTGA
- a CDS encoding NUDIX domain-containing protein — protein MTKRTVYSVAFKDEKFLMVYHPKRKGWEMPGGSVENGETVEEAAKREFLEESGYSIEIVRTRDLGPCDVCACRLLNKVTDECEMASELFTEIPSELSFDRSEYEETIPWARSVLKE, from the coding sequence ATGACGAAAAGGACCGTGTATTCCGTAGCCTTCAAAGACGAAAAATTCCTGATGGTCTACCACCCTAAAAGAAAAGGTTGGGAGATGCCAGGTGGAAGTGTGGAGAACGGCGAGACCGTAGAAGAGGCCGCAAAAAGAGAATTCCTCGAAGAATCTGGATATTCCATAGAGATCGTTAGAACAAGGGATCTTGGACCTTGCGATGTCTGTGCCTGCAGACTCCTGAACAAGGTAACGGACGAATGCGAGATGGCATCAGAACTTTTCACTGAGATACCTTCAGAACTCTCCTTCGATAGGTCAGAATACGAAGAGACCATACCCTGGGCAAGGTCCGTCCTAAAGGAGTAA
- a CDS encoding zinc-ribbon domain-containing protein, whose amino-acid sequence MVFCPNCGANNDTGSKYCAVCGKEFPNQNAGFNPSDTTRSDPNSCCNTKYEEKSMALAVFFSILLPGLGVIYVGKTTEGLMMLILAVLCLILGFFFVLPWFGCVVIWLVSLVYTAVKAGEYNNKLSSTGQPPW is encoded by the coding sequence ATGGTATTCTGTCCCAACTGCGGAGCAAACAACGATACCGGTTCGAAATACTGTGCCGTGTGCGGAAAGGAATTCCCCAATCAAAATGCGGGATTCAATCCTTCCGACACCACAAGAAGCGATCCCAATTCGTGTTGCAACACGAAATACGAAGAAAAGAGCATGGCCTTGGCGGTGTTCTTCAGCATCCTATTGCCTGGACTTGGAGTGATATATGTAGGGAAGACCACCGAAGGATTGATGATGTTAATCCTCGCAGTATTGTGTCTAATCTTAGGATTCTTCTTCGTATTGCCCTGGTTCGGTTGCGTTGTGATCTGGCTAGTATCTCTGGTATACACGGCAGTGAAAGCCGGCGAATATAACAACAAACTAAGCAGCACAGGTCAGCCACCCTGGTGA
- a CDS encoding 30S ribosomal protein S15, whose product MARMQTRRKGKSCSRRPMISENPAWVPLNATEIEELTEKFAKEGMVSAKIGLVLRDQYGVPNVRLATGKNLTEIMEERGVLSSLPEDLANLMRRAIDLNVHVKEHKGDYANKRGLELIEARIRRLERYYKKNGVIPKTWKYSLNNAELMLK is encoded by the coding sequence ATGGCAAGAATGCAAACAAGAAGAAAAGGTAAGTCTTGCTCAAGACGCCCCATGATCAGCGAAAACCCAGCTTGGGTACCCCTCAACGCCACCGAAATCGAGGAGCTCACTGAGAAGTTCGCCAAAGAAGGAATGGTGTCTGCTAAAATCGGACTCGTTCTCAGAGACCAGTATGGAGTTCCCAATGTCAGATTGGCAACTGGAAAGAACCTAACTGAGATCATGGAGGAAAGAGGAGTTTTATCTTCCCTGCCAGAGGATCTCGCGAACCTCATGAGACGCGCCATCGACCTTAATGTTCACGTAAAAGAGCACAAGGGAGATTACGCCAACAAAAGAGGACTCGAGTTGATCGAAGCTAGGATCAGAAGGCTTGAACGCTACTACAAAAAGAATGGCGTCATACCGAAGACCTGGAAATATTCGCTCAACAACGCAGAGCTAATGCTTAAGTGA
- a CDS encoding DHH family phosphoesterase: MDEFVLPPKLFSHLSQAANIVRSHDFIQIFSHYDADGISAAAIVAKALLREKKEFRVTLFTTLNDPNMEIIKSTAAECMIITDLGASYIKEFDAMNCDVIVLDHHTICDQAKRICYANPHLYNIDGMTSGCGATMALLFAVTLNEKNWDLVQIAFAGIAGDRQHINGLSGLNTYLLDEGTKRGFIEVTDGSLIPIGELTAELFTSTDPYIRGVSGSVDGVAKLLDDAGIEHTKHFKDLTENEKRRLTSLITVKLVQQGVSLQTLMEVSHTRYYLSEWKMDAEALSSLLNGCGRLGLMGVGVGAGLGDKECLRKAKDIETESKKQTINGVLIIDRIGLTQMKNIQWFDSSTSGFTGMICGIAMQFIGDHRKPTIGINSSEGLAKVSSRGMWEQLDRGVDLSKALKIACESVGGNGGGHKIASGGSFDPSKIQEFLNNLDKVVGEQQVTAK, from the coding sequence ATGGACGAATTCGTCCTACCTCCCAAACTTTTTTCCCATTTATCTCAAGCTGCAAACATAGTTCGCAGCCATGATTTTATTCAGATATTCTCACATTATGATGCAGACGGCATCTCGGCCGCTGCCATCGTAGCAAAGGCCTTATTGCGTGAGAAAAAAGAATTCAGAGTAACATTGTTCACTACACTCAATGATCCAAATATGGAAATCATAAAGAGCACTGCGGCAGAATGTATGATCATAACAGACCTCGGCGCATCCTACATCAAAGAATTCGATGCAATGAACTGTGATGTGATCGTTCTGGATCACCACACCATATGCGACCAGGCGAAGAGGATATGCTATGCCAACCCGCATCTTTACAACATAGACGGGATGACCTCTGGTTGCGGTGCCACGATGGCGCTGCTGTTCGCTGTCACCTTGAACGAAAAGAATTGGGATCTGGTTCAGATCGCCTTCGCTGGTATCGCGGGAGACAGACAGCATATCAACGGCCTTTCTGGCCTTAACACATATCTTTTGGATGAGGGAACGAAGAGAGGATTCATAGAGGTCACAGATGGCTCCTTGATACCCATCGGAGAACTTACGGCCGAGCTCTTCACATCCACAGACCCGTATATACGTGGAGTGAGCGGGAGCGTCGACGGTGTGGCTAAACTTCTGGATGATGCGGGCATAGAACACACCAAACACTTCAAAGACCTGACCGAGAACGAGAAAAGAAGGCTTACCTCACTGATAACCGTAAAATTGGTACAGCAGGGAGTTTCACTGCAAACCCTGATGGAGGTCTCTCACACGAGATATTATCTGTCCGAATGGAAAATGGATGCCGAAGCACTTTCATCCTTACTCAACGGATGCGGACGCCTGGGACTTATGGGCGTGGGCGTGGGAGCAGGTTTAGGTGACAAGGAATGCCTTAGAAAAGCAAAGGACATAGAGACAGAATCCAAGAAACAGACCATCAACGGTGTTCTGATCATCGATAGGATCGGATTGACCCAGATGAAGAACATTCAATGGTTCGACAGTTCGACTTCAGGGTTCACCGGAATGATATGCGGCATTGCTATGCAGTTCATTGGCGACCACAGAAAACCTACAATCGGTATCAACAGTTCAGAAGGTCTTGCTAAAGTTTCATCCAGAGGGATGTGGGAACAGCTCGACAGAGGTGTCGACCTTTCCAAAGCACTCAAGATCGCCTGCGAATCGGTAGGCGGTAACGGTGGCGGTCATAAGATAGCCAGCGGCGGTTCTTTCGATCCTTCCAAGATCCAAGAATTCCTAAATAACTTGGATAAGGTGGTAGGAGAACAACAGGTCACCGCCAAGTGA
- a CDS encoding bifunctional N(6)-L-threonylcarbamoyladenine synthase/serine/threonine protein kinase, whose protein sequence is MITLGIEGTAHTLGVGIVDSERKVLSNVLDMYKPPEGGLHPREAANHHADVVSSIITRSAEEAKVSLHDVDLISFSMGPGLGPCLRVAATAARSLSSILEIPIIGVNHCIAHIEIGNATTGCTDPVLLYASGGNTQIIAYSDERYRIFGETQDVGIGNMLDKLGRELGLGYYAGPTIEKLAKQGDKLLELPYSVKGMDMAFSGIMTAALAFSNKGERVEDIAFSIQETAFGMLTEVTERAMAHIGKEEVLLGGGVAQNMRLREMVDTMAKERGAKMFCPDRRFCMDNGAMIAWLGNIMYNSGVRMNINDTVVRQRFRTDEVRVTWR, encoded by the coding sequence ATGATCACACTAGGCATCGAGGGAACGGCCCATACTTTGGGCGTAGGCATCGTGGATTCCGAGAGGAAGGTCCTGTCCAATGTGTTGGACATGTATAAGCCTCCAGAGGGTGGGCTCCATCCGAGAGAGGCAGCCAATCATCATGCGGATGTGGTCTCAAGTATAATCACCAGGTCTGCAGAGGAAGCAAAGGTATCACTCCATGATGTGGACCTCATTTCATTCTCCATGGGTCCAGGGCTCGGCCCGTGTCTCAGGGTGGCCGCTACAGCAGCGCGTTCGCTTTCAAGCATATTGGAAATTCCGATAATAGGCGTCAATCATTGTATCGCGCATATTGAGATAGGCAATGCGACCACAGGATGTACGGACCCGGTGCTCCTTTACGCATCCGGAGGGAATACCCAGATCATCGCATATTCCGATGAGAGATATCGTATATTCGGTGAAACTCAGGATGTGGGCATAGGAAATATGCTCGATAAATTGGGAAGGGAACTCGGGCTAGGATATTACGCAGGCCCCACGATAGAGAAATTGGCCAAGCAGGGAGACAAGCTTTTAGAGCTTCCTTATTCAGTGAAAGGTATGGATATGGCCTTCTCCGGTATAATGACGGCCGCACTCGCATTCAGCAATAAAGGCGAGCGTGTAGAGGACATAGCCTTCTCGATACAGGAGACAGCCTTTGGGATGCTGACAGAGGTCACAGAACGTGCCATGGCGCACATAGGCAAGGAAGAGGTCCTGTTGGGCGGAGGGGTGGCACAGAACATGCGTCTTCGCGAGATGGTCGATACCATGGCCAAGGAACGCGGGGCAAAGATGTTCTGTCCCGACAGGAGATTCTGCATGGACAATGGTGCGATGATCGCTTGGTTGGGCAATATAATGTATAATTCAGGTGTCAGGATGAATATCAACGACACCGTGGTGAGACAAAGATTCAGGACCGATGAGGTTAGGGTCACTTGGCGGTGA
- a CDS encoding MATE family efflux transporter: protein MEETSRRTKDVNILTGDPKKAIIAMIIPISVALIIQTLNNVIDAVWVTGLGSDALAALGVVFPIFFILIAIGSGIGVGASQAIARRIGSKDVEGADKAAVQGMILVIICGVIMTVLMLLITPFLIGKIGGAGIEDECLAYIIPIIAGTVVIFLSSYFSSLLRSEGSAKRSMNIQIAGAAINIVLDPIFIYVFDWGLAGAALATIVAMGIPLLMCVYWYKIKKDTYLRLSFKKFKIDKIISKDILSVGLPAAMEMIMISVVAMLMNTIINDVGGTDSVAVYSSVWRIIDIATIPLMAMSWAIVPVCAASYGAKRYDRINIAYYYALKVMIVVMLALMVLIYVFAPQICILFSYSDNTIFLREDMVNTLRIMGLFLPFLALGFVSSGFFQSLGLGIKSLISTVIRNIFQVPVCLYLATFGVVTYMWWGVTISEILGSLIMGVWGITLLRTLMKNWKPPKDELIHME from the coding sequence ATGGAAGAGACATCTAGAAGAACCAAGGATGTTAACATCCTAACTGGAGACCCCAAAAAGGCCATCATAGCAATGATAATTCCAATATCTGTTGCTTTGATCATTCAGACACTCAACAATGTCATCGATGCCGTTTGGGTCACTGGTCTTGGTTCAGATGCTTTGGCCGCTTTGGGTGTCGTCTTCCCGATATTCTTCATACTCATCGCCATAGGCAGCGGTATAGGTGTTGGAGCTTCTCAAGCAATAGCCAGAAGGATAGGTTCCAAGGATGTGGAAGGAGCAGACAAGGCCGCGGTCCAGGGAATGATACTTGTGATAATCTGCGGCGTTATCATGACCGTCCTCATGTTGTTGATAACTCCCTTCTTGATCGGAAAGATCGGTGGAGCAGGGATAGAAGATGAGTGTTTGGCGTACATAATACCCATAATTGCCGGCACCGTTGTGATATTCCTTTCTAGCTATTTTTCCAGTCTATTACGGTCAGAAGGTTCAGCGAAAAGATCCATGAACATACAGATAGCGGGAGCAGCAATAAACATCGTTCTTGACCCTATATTCATTTATGTGTTCGACTGGGGTCTTGCTGGTGCTGCGTTGGCCACTATTGTTGCGATGGGGATACCTTTATTGATGTGCGTCTATTGGTATAAGATAAAAAAAGACACATACCTCAGGCTGTCATTCAAGAAATTCAAAATTGATAAAATAATTTCTAAGGACATATTGTCCGTGGGATTGCCTGCTGCAATGGAGATGATAATGATCTCTGTGGTCGCTATGCTGATGAATACGATCATCAACGACGTCGGCGGTACGGACTCAGTTGCTGTGTATTCAAGTGTGTGGAGGATCATAGACATTGCTACAATTCCTCTTATGGCAATGTCATGGGCGATAGTGCCAGTGTGTGCTGCAAGCTATGGTGCGAAGCGTTATGATAGGATCAATATCGCGTATTACTATGCCTTGAAGGTAATGATAGTGGTCATGTTAGCGCTAATGGTTTTGATATACGTTTTTGCTCCGCAGATATGCATATTATTCTCTTATTCTGACAATACCATATTTTTGAGGGAAGATATGGTCAATACGTTGAGGATAATGGGATTGTTCCTTCCATTCCTAGCACTGGGTTTTGTAAGTTCCGGGTTCTTCCAATCATTGGGGTTAGGCATCAAATCATTGATATCCACAGTGATCAGAAATATCTTTCAGGTACCGGTGTGTTTGTATCTTGCCACATTTGGTGTTGTAACGTATATGTGGTGGGGCGTCACGATCTCAGAGATATTGGGGTCGCTGATCATGGGTGTTTGGGGAATTACATTATTGAGGACATTGATGAAGAATTGGAAACCTCCAAAGGATGAGCTTATCCATATGGAGTGA
- the proB gene encoding glutamate 5-kinase, which translates to MADRKDLLGDVDRVVIKVGTTSITMGGDTASSMFMDSVAAQVKYLRDLGKEVLIVTSGAIGIGLKAMKVKPKPKEIPIRQAAASVGQSILMQKWNDSFQKYGIVVAQILITLDDYSDRETVLNLNNTIDALLENDVVPIFNENDAICVKEIGPVFGDNDTLSAVIASRIDADLLIIVSDVAGLYDKNPKIHPDAKLIPAVTEITEDIAGAAGDTTSRVGTGGMKTKIRAAEICRDAGCRMIIVSNEMEDMLIKAATGQEVGTIFVSDICISKKRRWVKAAHAAGTIVIDEGALKALESHKSLLPVGVKDIKGQFSKGDVIEIVCNDEVVAKGIPNYSSEEIYRIRGIHSDKIMKILGKRTHDDVILSENIVLL; encoded by the coding sequence ATGGCTGACAGGAAGGATCTTCTGGGAGATGTTGACAGGGTCGTCATCAAAGTGGGCACCACATCGATAACGATGGGCGGGGACACGGCATCATCGATGTTCATGGACTCCGTGGCGGCTCAGGTCAAATACCTCAGGGATCTGGGGAAGGAGGTCCTGATCGTCACTTCTGGGGCCATAGGCATAGGCTTGAAGGCCATGAAGGTGAAGCCGAAGCCCAAGGAGATACCCATCAGACAGGCTGCCGCATCGGTCGGCCAAAGCATACTCATGCAGAAATGGAATGATAGTTTCCAGAAGTACGGCATCGTCGTCGCCCAGATACTCATAACATTGGATGATTACTCTGACAGGGAGACCGTGTTGAATCTGAACAACACGATAGATGCGTTGTTGGAGAACGATGTCGTCCCGATATTCAACGAGAACGATGCGATATGTGTGAAGGAGATAGGTCCGGTGTTCGGTGACAATGATACCTTGTCCGCTGTGATAGCCAGCAGGATAGATGCCGATCTCCTGATAATCGTCTCCGATGTCGCCGGGCTCTATGATAAGAATCCAAAGATCCATCCTGATGCCAAACTCATTCCCGCGGTCACAGAGATAACCGAGGACATAGCTGGCGCGGCCGGAGACACCACATCTCGCGTCGGCACAGGGGGCATGAAGACCAAGATCAGGGCCGCTGAGATATGCAGGGATGCAGGATGCAGGATGATAATAGTCTCCAACGAGATGGAGGACATGCTGATAAAGGCGGCCACTGGACAGGAAGTCGGAACGATATTCGTTTCCGATATCTGTATCAGCAAGAAGAGGCGCTGGGTCAAAGCCGCCCACGCCGCAGGCACCATTGTGATCGACGAAGGTGCATTGAAGGCCTTGGAGTCCCATAAATCCCTTCTCCCAGTGGGAGTGAAGGATATCAAAGGACAATTCTCAAAGGGAGATGTGATCGAGATCGTCTGCAATGACGAAGTGGTCGCCAAGGGCATCCCAAACTATAGTTCTGAGGAGATCTATCGCATAAGGGGGATACACAGCGATAAGATCATGAAGATCCTTGGGAAGAGGACGCATGACGATGTCATTCTGAGTGAGAACATAGTTCTTTTATGA
- a CDS encoding glutamate-5-semialdehyde dehydrogenase encodes MTHIIIQITGAKQAALKLAVIDTSIKNDALKAMALALDGHRADILAANAKDMEAAEVMKAQGKITDPMVKRLKVNDEKITGMIDGINDVVKFADPVGETMSTLELDDDLVLYQVRCPIGLLGVIFESRPDVVPQILSLCIKSGNAVAFKGGSEALNTIKVLFEILVEAASKAGIPKEAFVLMETREDISSILTLDKYIDLLIPRGSNEFVSYIQNNTKIPVLGHAAGICHVYVDRYADIDLALKVAFDSKVQYPAVCNAMETLLVNKDIAEDFLPEMAELYSENKVEMRVDSWAKEILSDFNTVPATDKDWDTEYGDLIVSIKIVDSIKDAIDFINLHGSHHTDAIITEDKERQMEFAKWVDSADVFINASTRFADGYRFGKGAEVGISTNKIHSRGPVGMEGLMIYKYILVGKGQVVKDYVGKDAKKFTHRSLDKKFEL; translated from the coding sequence ATGACTCACATCATCATACAGATCACGGGTGCGAAGCAGGCTGCGCTCAAATTGGCCGTCATCGATACATCGATCAAGAACGATGCGCTCAAAGCGATGGCGCTCGCCCTGGACGGTCATCGCGCAGACATCCTTGCCGCCAATGCGAAGGACATGGAGGCCGCGGAGGTCATGAAGGCCCAAGGCAAGATCACCGATCCCATGGTAAAGAGGCTCAAGGTCAACGACGAGAAGATCACTGGCATGATAGATGGTATAAACGATGTTGTGAAATTCGCAGACCCTGTGGGCGAGACGATGTCCACATTGGAGCTGGACGACGATCTCGTACTCTACCAGGTGAGATGTCCGATCGGACTCCTGGGAGTGATATTCGAATCGCGTCCTGATGTCGTCCCGCAGATACTTTCCCTTTGCATAAAGAGCGGCAACGCCGTCGCATTCAAGGGCGGTTCCGAGGCCCTCAACACGATAAAGGTCCTGTTCGAGATACTTGTCGAAGCGGCATCCAAGGCCGGAATACCCAAAGAGGCGTTCGTCCTGATGGAGACGAGAGAGGACATCTCATCCATACTCACTTTGGACAAGTACATAGACCTCCTGATTCCGAGAGGCTCCAACGAGTTCGTCAGTTACATCCAGAACAACACCAAGATCCCCGTCCTGGGGCACGCCGCAGGCATCTGTCATGTGTATGTGGACAGATACGCGGACATCGATCTGGCGCTCAAGGTGGCATTCGATTCCAAGGTCCAGTATCCCGCAGTATGCAATGCGATGGAGACCTTGCTCGTGAACAAGGATATCGCCGAGGATTTCCTTCCGGAGATGGCAGAACTTTATTCCGAGAATAAGGTGGAGATGAGGGTCGATAGCTGGGCGAAGGAGATACTGAGTGATTTCAACACGGTGCCGGCCACAGACAAGGATTGGGACACCGAATACGGCGATCTCATAGTCTCGATAAAGATAGTCGATTCGATCAAGGATGCCATAGATTTCATAAATCTCCACGGATCGCATCATACAGATGCCATAATAACAGAGGATAAAGAGAGGCAGATGGAATTCGCCAAATGGGTGGACTCCGCAGACGTGTTCATCAACGCCTCCACAAGATTCGCGGACGGTTACAGATTCGGCAAGGGTGCGGAGGTCGGTATCAGCACCAACAAGATACATTCCCGCGGTCCGGTGGGGATGGAGGGCCTGATGATCTACAAGTACATCCTAGTGGGTAAAGGTCAGGTCGTCAAGGACTATGTGGGCAAGGATGCTAAGAAATTCACCCATAGGTCGTTGGACAAGAAATTCGAGTTGTGA
- the dcm gene encoding DNA (cytosine-5-)-methyltransferase produces the protein MVEKIRVVELFAGVGGFRVGLETASDRFETIWADQWEPDSKTQFAFNCYNSHFSGKGSKNVNEDIGIAKKNVPDHDLLVGGFPCQDYSVASTGAKGIEGKKGVLWWHIDDIIKAHSPKYVLLENVDRLLKSPASQRGRDFGVILRCLADNGYYVEWRVINAADYGMVQRRRRTFIFACKKDLDFVKSVEDLGFEEIVSTEGFFADIFPVKGMPIQKKVNEFSISDKDYPTLVDLSDSFEESFFSAGVMKGKRVYTREIVPVRSEDQIMLRTILESDVDERYYIKDPDKWKYLKGSKKLERTSKQGHKYCYSEGAISFPDNLDMPARTMLTSEGTVNRSSHLICDPNTGRLRRLTPLECERINGFPDGWTDVGMTDRQRYFVMGNALVVGVIECMGRKISIL, from the coding sequence ATGGTCGAGAAGATCCGAGTGGTCGAATTATTTGCAGGCGTGGGGGGGTTCCGCGTCGGTTTGGAGACTGCATCAGATCGGTTTGAGACCATATGGGCAGATCAATGGGAGCCAGATTCCAAAACTCAATTTGCCTTTAATTGTTATAATTCGCATTTCTCAGGAAAAGGTTCCAAGAATGTCAATGAGGACATTGGCATTGCAAAAAAGAACGTGCCTGATCACGATCTTCTAGTGGGAGGTTTTCCATGTCAGGATTATTCCGTTGCAAGTACTGGTGCAAAAGGAATAGAAGGTAAGAAGGGTGTTCTTTGGTGGCATATCGATGATATCATCAAGGCACATTCTCCCAAGTATGTACTATTAGAGAATGTAGATCGGTTATTGAAATCGCCAGCCTCTCAAAGAGGACGTGATTTTGGTGTCATACTGAGATGTTTGGCAGATAATGGCTATTATGTTGAGTGGCGTGTGATTAATGCAGCAGATTACGGAATGGTGCAAAGAAGGCGGAGAACATTCATATTTGCATGCAAAAAAGATTTAGATTTTGTGAAATCCGTAGAGGACCTCGGATTCGAAGAGATTGTATCTACTGAAGGATTCTTTGCCGATATATTTCCCGTGAAAGGAATGCCGATACAGAAAAAGGTCAATGAATTCAGTATATCAGATAAAGATTATCCCACGCTTGTGGATCTTTCTGATTCTTTTGAAGAGTCGTTCTTTAGTGCAGGCGTAATGAAAGGTAAAAGGGTCTACACTCGTGAAATCGTTCCTGTTAGATCAGAAGATCAGATCATGCTTAGAACCATTCTTGAGAGTGATGTTGATGAGAGATATTACATTAAGGATCCAGATAAATGGAAGTATCTAAAAGGATCAAAAAAATTGGAACGTACTAGTAAACAAGGTCACAAATACTGTTATTCTGAGGGTGCAATATCTTTCCCAGATAATCTTGATATGCCTGCTCGTACAATGCTTACAAGTGAAGGAACGGTCAATAGGTCCAGTCATTTGATATGTGATCCAAATACAGGTCGTCTGAGGAGATTAACGCCGTTGGAATGTGAACGTATCAACGGATTCCCCGATGGTTGGACAGATGTTGGAATGACGGATCGTCAGAGATATTTTGTGATGGGGAACGCATTGGTCGTTGGCGTAATTGAGTGCATGGGAAGGAAAATTTCCATTTTGTAA
- a CDS encoding very short patch repair endonuclease — protein sequence MDKDYVRDRRSPIPKSDNVSKVMSSNRGKDTKPEMILRKALRDNGMSGYRVHWDVSGKPDIAYPGRLIAIFVNGCFWHRCPICELPLPKNNVDFWKNKFDQNVKRDAEKIRSLEKDGWKVIVVWECEIKTDLERVIQTIKLKHNRSTK from the coding sequence ATGGACAAAGATTATGTTCGAGATAGGAGAAGTCCGATACCAAAAAGTGACAATGTCTCGAAGGTGATGAGTTCTAACCGTGGAAAGGATACTAAACCAGAGATGATCCTTAGAAAAGCACTAAGGGACAATGGAATGTCAGGATATAGGGTCCACTGGGATGTTTCCGGAAAGCCAGACATAGCATATCCGGGTAGATTGATCGCAATATTCGTAAATGGATGTTTTTGGCACAGATGTCCTATATGTGAGCTTCCTCTTCCCAAGAATAATGTAGACTTCTGGAAAAATAAATTTGATCAGAATGTCAAAAGAGATGCTGAAAAGATAAGATCTCTTGAAAAAGATGGATGGAAGGTCATTGTTGTTTGGGAATGTGAGATCAAAACAGATTTAGAGAGGGTCATACAAACAATCAAATTGAAGCATAATCGAAGTACGAAGTGA
- the msrA gene encoding peptide-methionine (S)-S-oxide reductase MsrA, which translates to MNGVPDGSYVPKEGRFVIYLAGGCFWGLEKAFAGLRGVKDTECGYANGYDKLVPDYMLVCSGKFGYKEAVRVEYDPKIIHLERLLWAFFLVIDPTEKDHQGNDIGKQYGTGIYWTDEGSAAVVRGIAEVEMTKHDSFFTEIGPLENFFPAEPEHQDYLDRNPKGYCHISPEKMRLLKMF; encoded by the coding sequence ATGAACGGTGTTCCCGACGGGTCATATGTACCAAAGGAGGGAAGATTCGTGATCTATCTCGCTGGAGGGTGTTTCTGGGGGCTTGAGAAGGCATTCGCAGGGTTGCGCGGGGTAAAGGACACGGAGTGCGGTTACGCCAACGGTTATGACAAGCTTGTCCCGGATTATATGCTGGTATGTTCCGGCAAATTCGGATACAAGGAGGCCGTCAGGGTGGAATACGATCCAAAGATAATCCATCTGGAGCGTCTTCTCTGGGCATTCTTCCTCGTCATCGATCCGACCGAGAAGGACCATCAGGGGAACGACATAGGGAAGCAATACGGTACAGGGATATATTGGACGGACGAGGGTTCTGCGGCCGTGGTCAGGGGCATCGCAGAGGTCGAGATGACCAAACATGATTCGTTCTTCACGGAGATAGGTCCGTTGGAGAATTTTTTCCCGGCGGAACCGGAGCATCAGGACTATTTAGATAGGAATCCCAAAGGATACTGCCATATCTCGCCGGAGAAGATGCGTCTTCTCAAAATGTTTTGA